The following proteins are encoded in a genomic region of Hymenobacter siberiensis:
- a CDS encoding chloride channel protein — MPDSPFRYARVLAWFDHVFIQPLYTARVRRLILQSFPFWIASLLTGLMAVGYEKVFAWAEEISFSWLRREPLLAFGLTPLAFLASWALVKWLAPAARGSGIPQVMAGIELSTPVQHRRTAYLLSLRVAGVKVLSSVVLLLGGGVIGREGPTIQVSAAIFRAINRLQPAGWPQLSRQIALVTGGAAGLAAAFNTPLGGIVFVVEELTQIHISRFRMAVFSAVIIAGLTAQQFLGSYLYLGFPKITSPAGWYQALVMVAAVACGLAGAYFAKTLLWLNSYRKRFTTPLTQAGWVVGCGLLLAAMAYLVGPDGVGTGKPIINRLLFQNSGVMPGYLFPVRFVGMALSYSSGGAGGVFATSLSAGALLGDGIAQLAHVAVADRNLLILVSMVGFLTGVVRSPFTAAILVLEMTDRHSAIFQLLIGAMLAQAVAALVDPHSLYEHLRQGFIRETLSQEAATPAPEPEAVLPS, encoded by the coding sequence ATGCCCGATTCTCCCTTCCGATACGCCCGCGTCCTGGCCTGGTTCGACCACGTTTTCATTCAACCACTGTACACGGCGCGGGTGCGGCGTCTTATCCTGCAAAGCTTCCCCTTCTGGATTGCTTCGCTGTTGACCGGGCTCATGGCCGTGGGCTACGAAAAAGTATTTGCCTGGGCCGAAGAAATTAGTTTTTCCTGGCTGCGCCGCGAGCCACTGCTGGCCTTCGGGCTCACGCCGCTGGCCTTTCTGGCCTCGTGGGCGCTGGTGAAGTGGCTGGCCCCGGCGGCGCGGGGCAGTGGCATTCCGCAGGTAATGGCCGGCATCGAGCTCTCGACGCCCGTGCAGCACCGCCGCACGGCCTACCTGCTCAGCCTGCGGGTGGCCGGCGTGAAGGTGCTCAGCAGCGTGGTGCTGCTGCTGGGGGGTGGCGTTATCGGCCGCGAAGGGCCGACGATTCAGGTTTCGGCGGCCATTTTCCGGGCCATCAACCGGCTGCAGCCGGCGGGCTGGCCCCAGCTCTCGCGCCAGATTGCGCTGGTGACCGGCGGCGCGGCCGGCCTGGCGGCGGCCTTCAACACGCCCCTGGGCGGCATCGTGTTCGTGGTAGAGGAGCTGACCCAGATTCACATCTCGCGCTTTCGCATGGCCGTGTTCAGCGCCGTGATTATCGCGGGCCTCACGGCCCAGCAGTTTCTGGGTTCCTACCTGTACCTGGGCTTTCCCAAAATTACTTCGCCGGCCGGCTGGTACCAGGCCCTGGTGATGGTGGCAGCCGTGGCCTGCGGGCTGGCAGGTGCGTATTTTGCCAAAACCCTGCTCTGGCTGAACAGCTACCGCAAGCGCTTCACCACGCCGCTCACGCAGGCGGGCTGGGTGGTGGGCTGCGGCCTGCTGCTGGCCGCAATGGCCTACCTGGTGGGGCCCGATGGCGTGGGCACGGGCAAGCCCATCATCAACCGGCTGCTGTTTCAAAACAGTGGCGTGATGCCCGGCTACCTGTTTCCGGTGCGCTTCGTGGGCATGGCCCTGAGCTACAGCAGCGGCGGGGCGGGCGGCGTGTTTGCCACTTCGCTGAGCGCGGGTGCGCTGCTCGGCGACGGCATTGCGCAGCTGGCGCACGTAGCCGTGGCCGACCGCAACCTGCTGATTCTGGTGAGCATGGTGGGCTTCCTGACGGGGGTGGTGCGCTCGCCGTTCACGGCCGCTATTCTGGTGCTGGAAATGACGGACCGGCACTCGGCCATTTTCCAGCTGCTGATTGGGGCCATGCTGGCCCAGGCCGTGGCCGCGCTCGTGGACCCGCACTCGCTGTATGAGCACCTGCGCCAGGGCTTCATCCGCGAGACGCTGAGCCAGGAAGCCGCCACGCCCGCGCCGGAGCCGGAAGCCGTGCTACCTTCCTGA
- a CDS encoding COG3415 family protein yields the protein MKAYSIDLRERVAAACAAPQARIYQVAAQFSVSISFVDKLLRRQRTSGSLAALPANGGPLPRLDPAGQDLLRACLVAQPDATLAELATALLAADGPALSRTSTWRAVERLGWGRKKKASTPPSVTPNAS from the coding sequence ATGAAAGCATATTCGATTGATTTGCGGGAACGGGTAGCGGCGGCATGTGCCGCACCGCAGGCCCGGATTTATCAGGTGGCGGCGCAATTTAGCGTCTCCATCTCCTTCGTGGACAAGCTTTTGCGCCGGCAGCGCACGAGCGGTTCGCTGGCGGCCCTGCCCGCGAACGGCGGCCCACTGCCGCGCCTGGACCCGGCTGGCCAGGACCTATTGCGGGCCTGTCTGGTGGCGCAGCCCGACGCGACCCTGGCCGAACTGGCCACGGCCCTGCTCGCCGCCGACGGTCCGGCCCTGAGCCGCACGAGTACGTGGCGGGCGGTGGAGCGCCTGGGATGGGGGCGCAAAAAAAAAGCGTCCACGCCGCCGAGCGTGACACCGAACGCGTCGTAG
- a CDS encoding DUF305 domain-containing protein → MMHPTTSTTPAPQGHYRKFLLMMAISFVIMYVVMYLNTYALGHVYFSLTRFYMTVLMVTVMAVVMLLMMPMMYPNKTMNGIIMGASLTLFVGALIMVRSQTFVNDTRWMKAMIPHHSIAILTSERANIQDPEVRKLADDIITAQKREISKMQAMIKRLEQQ, encoded by the coding sequence ATGATGCATCCCACTACATCTACTACCCCCGCGCCCCAGGGCCACTATCGCAAGTTTTTGCTGATGATGGCCATTTCCTTCGTCATCATGTACGTGGTAATGTACCTCAACACCTACGCGCTCGGCCACGTCTATTTCAGCCTCACCCGCTTCTACATGACGGTACTGATGGTGACGGTGATGGCCGTGGTCATGCTGCTGATGATGCCCATGATGTACCCCAACAAAACCATGAACGGCATCATCATGGGAGCCAGCCTGACGCTGTTTGTGGGTGCCCTGATAATGGTGCGCAGCCAGACCTTCGTGAACGACACGCGCTGGATGAAGGCCATGATTCCGCACCACTCCATTGCCATTCTCACCAGCGAGCGGGCCAACATCCAGGACCCCGAAGTACGCAAGCTGGCCGATGACATCATCACCGCCCAAAAGCGGGAAATCTCCAAGATGCAGGCCATGATAAAGCGCCTGGAGCAGCAATAG
- a CDS encoding IS630 family transposase translates to MRRLFLEAIQEEDVRRFVFVDETSTNLTYCRRYGRAPAGQRLDQAVPLHGGPNVTLIAALTPDGLGALLSVNGAVNGDVFAAYLDQVLGPNLRPGDVVVLDNLSVHKVEGLDEIVKKYGARLRYLPPYSPDFNPIELAFSKLKTWLRTAKARTRDLLEEAIRTAADWITEQDAKNWFDHCGYHVQ, encoded by the coding sequence ATGCGCCGCTTATTTTTGGAAGCCATTCAGGAAGAAGATGTGCGCCGTTTCGTGTTCGTGGACGAGACGAGCACCAACCTCACCTACTGCCGCCGTTACGGCCGGGCCCCGGCCGGCCAGCGCCTGGACCAGGCCGTGCCGTTGCACGGCGGCCCGAACGTGACGCTCATCGCCGCCCTGACCCCGGACGGGCTCGGAGCCTTGTTGAGCGTTAACGGGGCCGTTAATGGCGACGTGTTTGCCGCCTACCTCGACCAGGTGCTCGGCCCCAACCTGCGGCCGGGCGACGTAGTAGTGCTCGATAATCTGTCGGTACACAAGGTGGAAGGCTTGGACGAAATCGTGAAAAAGTACGGGGCTCGGCTGCGCTACCTGCCGCCCTATTCGCCGGATTTCAATCCCATTGAACTCGCTTTTAGCAAACTCAAGACCTGGTTGCGCACCGCGAAAGCCCGCACCCGCGACTTGCTGGAGGAAGCCATCCGGACCGCCGCCGACTGGATAACCGAACAGGATGCCAAGAACTGGTTTGACCATTGCGGATATCATGTACAGTGA
- a CDS encoding DUF389 domain-containing protein, which yields MFDVLLRFLHIRFLLTDDMAEPTEIQADVEAGIAFRGTNLWVLIFAILVASVGLNVNSTAVIIGAMLISPLMGPIVGIGYGAATLELNLIQRGLKSLFTASTFSLLVSALYFRLTPLTDAGSELLSRTVPTTWDVLIALFGGAAGAVALTRKGHTNAIPGVAIATALMPPLCTAGYGLATAHWSFLFGALYLFSINCVFIALATFLVCRVLPLPKHTFVSVKRARRVQLGIWAVALLTAAPSVYLAVGIVRDGTFTHNAQRFVDEQLNLPGTYVVTSRIKPRAHTINVLLAGQRLTAAQLQKARTQLNSYRLAGAGLTVRQGLARLDSTDTQALRSSVLEDVRSRQEQTLVGYETRLAQLQKLLSNPDSAAVGLPGAVSLLREVQIEHPAVRQLGLSRLVRPAADSLRADTTVLVAVRTRRPLPTAEERRLAAWLSLRAGNRQHVRLLVEPQNAPPPRPSPTRRKSSRRR from the coding sequence ATGTTTGACGTCCTGCTTCGCTTTCTGCATATTCGCTTTCTGCTCACCGATGACATGGCCGAGCCGACCGAGATTCAGGCGGACGTAGAGGCCGGAATTGCGTTTCGGGGCACCAATCTGTGGGTCTTGATTTTCGCCATTCTGGTGGCATCGGTGGGGCTGAACGTGAATTCGACAGCCGTTATCATCGGGGCCATGCTGATTTCGCCGCTGATGGGCCCCATCGTGGGCATCGGCTACGGGGCGGCCACGCTGGAGCTGAACCTGATTCAGCGCGGGCTCAAAAGCCTGTTCACGGCCTCGACGTTCAGCCTGCTGGTTTCGGCCCTGTATTTCCGCCTCACGCCCCTCACCGATGCCGGCTCCGAGCTACTGTCGCGCACCGTGCCCACCACCTGGGACGTGCTCATTGCCCTGTTTGGCGGGGCGGCCGGAGCCGTGGCCCTCACCCGCAAGGGCCACACCAACGCCATCCCCGGGGTGGCCATTGCCACGGCCCTGATGCCGCCGCTGTGCACGGCCGGCTACGGGCTGGCCACGGCGCACTGGTCGTTTCTGTTTGGAGCGCTGTATTTATTTTCCATCAACTGCGTGTTCATTGCCCTGGCCACGTTTCTGGTGTGCCGGGTGCTGCCGCTGCCCAAGCACACCTTCGTGAGCGTGAAGCGGGCGCGGCGGGTGCAGCTGGGCATTTGGGCGGTGGCGCTGCTCACGGCCGCGCCCAGCGTGTACCTGGCCGTGGGCATCGTGCGCGACGGCACCTTTACGCACAACGCCCAGCGCTTCGTAGACGAGCAGCTGAACCTGCCCGGCACCTACGTCGTCACCAGCCGCATCAAGCCCCGGGCGCACACCATCAACGTGCTGCTGGCCGGCCAGCGGCTCACGGCGGCGCAGCTGCAAAAGGCCCGCACGCAACTCAATAGCTACCGCCTGGCCGGTGCTGGCCTCACCGTGCGCCAGGGCTTGGCCCGCCTCGACTCGACCGACACGCAGGCTCTGCGCAGCAGTGTGCTCGAAGACGTGCGCAGCCGCCAGGAGCAAACCCTGGTGGGCTACGAAACCCGTTTGGCCCAGCTCCAAAAGCTGCTATCCAACCCCGATAGCGCCGCCGTTGGCCTGCCCGGCGCGGTTTCGCTGCTGCGCGAAGTGCAGATAGAGCACCCCGCCGTGCGCCAGTTGGGCCTGAGCCGCCTGGTGCGCCCCGCCGCCGACTCGCTGCGGGCCGATACCACCGTGCTGGTAGCCGTGCGCACCCGCCGCCCGCTGCCCACCGCCGAGGAGCGCCGCCTGGCCGCCTGGCTGAGCCTGCGGGCCGGCAACCGCCAGCACGTGCGCCTGCTCGTTGAGCCGCAGAACGCCCCGCCCCCCCGACCGTCCCCAACCCGCCGGAAATCGTCGCGCCGCAGGTAG
- a CDS encoding cation:proton antiporter, with protein MSLFTFSASLLTLAALFSYLNARFMRRPAGIMFLLLGVAVALGVLAWGHIVPSFTVAVRGALLRFDFTEFLMGSVLSFLLFAGSLHVRVNALKAVWRSIAAYSTLGVLLATGLVGLGTYALLNLAGVELPLLPCLLFGALIAPTDPIAVLGILKTTDLDKNIETNLAGESLFNDGFGVVVFVTLLELATPGDTPSAGSAALLLLREAGGGLLAGGVLAYVGYRLIKTVDHFQTEVMLTLALVMGGYALCHALGVSGPLAMVVAGLAIGNVSRSGAVSDTTRDYLEKFWEALDEVLNAVLFVLMGLELVVIGVSPFYLGLGVAAAVLALLVRYVVLTLTTGLLGLSRQLPPRTLAILSWGGLRGGISLALALGLPTGMHPEVFVPMTFAVVLFSAVVQGLTLKRLLGWLTSRPA; from the coding sequence ATGAGCTTATTTACTTTTTCCGCCTCGCTACTAACGCTAGCAGCGTTATTTTCCTATCTGAATGCCCGGTTTATGCGCCGTCCGGCGGGCATTATGTTTTTGCTGCTGGGCGTGGCCGTGGCGCTGGGCGTGCTGGCCTGGGGCCACATTGTGCCGAGCTTCACCGTTGCCGTGCGCGGGGCGCTGCTACGGTTCGATTTCACGGAGTTTCTCATGGGCTCGGTGCTAAGCTTTCTGCTCTTTGCCGGTTCGCTGCACGTGCGGGTAAATGCCCTGAAAGCGGTGTGGCGCAGCATTGCGGCCTACTCCACGCTGGGAGTGCTGCTGGCTACCGGGCTGGTAGGCCTGGGCACCTATGCCCTGCTGAACCTGGCTGGCGTGGAGCTGCCGCTGCTGCCCTGCCTGCTGTTTGGGGCGCTCATTGCCCCCACCGACCCCATTGCCGTGCTGGGCATTCTGAAAACCACCGACCTCGATAAGAACATTGAAACCAACCTGGCCGGCGAGTCGCTCTTCAACGACGGCTTCGGGGTAGTGGTGTTTGTGACCTTGCTGGAGCTGGCCACGCCCGGCGACACGCCCAGCGCCGGCTCGGCGGCCCTGCTGCTGCTGCGCGAGGCCGGCGGCGGCTTGCTGGCCGGGGGGGTGCTGGCCTATGTGGGCTACCGCCTCATCAAAACCGTGGACCACTTCCAGACCGAAGTCATGCTGACCCTGGCCCTGGTAATGGGCGGCTACGCGCTGTGCCACGCGCTGGGCGTGTCGGGGCCGCTGGCCATGGTGGTGGCGGGCCTGGCCATTGGCAACGTGAGCCGCAGCGGGGCGGTGTCGGACACCACGCGCGACTACCTGGAAAAGTTCTGGGAGGCGCTCGACGAGGTGCTCAACGCCGTGCTCTTCGTGCTCATGGGCCTGGAGCTGGTCGTGATTGGGGTCAGCCCGTTTTACCTGGGGCTGGGCGTGGCGGCGGCCGTGCTGGCCCTGCTGGTGCGCTACGTGGTGCTCACGCTTACCACGGGGCTGTTGGGCCTGTCGCGGCAGCTGCCGCCGCGCACGCTGGCCATTCTGAGCTGGGGCGGACTGCGCGGGGGCATTTCGCTGGCCCTGGCCCTGGGCCTGCCCACGGGCATGCACCCCGAAGTATTTGTGCCCATGACGTTTGCCGTGGTGCTGTTTTCGGCCGTTGTGCAGGGGCTTACGTTAAAGAGGCTATTAGGCTGGCTCACCAGCCGCCCAGCTTAA
- a CDS encoding TonB-dependent receptor, translating to MSVKCLYLFVLLFVCPFALRAQSLSGQVLDAAGRPLPFASVAVPVLSRGATADENGRFALPNLPAGSHQLQVSAVGYATATPSATVPTDKPLTIRLTAEGKTLSEVVVTGVSRGTEIRRSPVPIAALSGREIRLNANANAIDAAVRGIPGLSAVTTGPNVSKPFIRGLGYNRVLTMFNGLRQEGQQWGDEHGIEVDGYGVDRIEVVKGPASLLYGSDAVAGVVNLLPALPAGPAGQLHGEALTEYQSVNGLIGNSLAFNYQKNGFQASLRGSHRLARDYQNPVDGRVYNTGFAETQLTGMVGLARAWGGVHLWLTSYDDRQEIPDGSRDSLSRRFTRQVFEANRDDIGNRPLVSDDELISYRIADLRQRIRHYRAFATSEVKLGAGELRLLLGVQQNHRQEFNHPTATSQPGLDLQLTTVNYQARYLLAAVRGYELTVGANGMSQANQHLNATDFAIPPYQLFDLGGFGVLKKTFGGLELTGGLRYDVRRVRWDDFYVAPNPATGFDAVADPATAGADLQYPGFGRTYTGLSASLGGSYALGERLVLRANVARGYRAPNVPEIGSNGLDPGAHIVYLGNRDFTPEFNVQEDLGILYKTPGFEGSAEVFYNHVDNFIYQARQYDAQGQPLRDAVGNSTYQFQQAAASLYGGEIALNFHPTALPWASLRTGAALVIGLNENAALRERVGDAGRYLPLIPAPTSRSELRLVAPERAGRRLTNSYFRFTVDVTAAQNRFYAVDGAETRTPGYVLCGTGVGTTFRTKAGREAMQLVLQADNLFDVAYQAHLNRLKYFEYYRASPTGRLGVFSPGRSLSAKVVVPF from the coding sequence ATGTCTGTTAAGTGCTTGTATCTGTTTGTTCTGCTGTTTGTATGCCCATTTGCCCTGCGGGCCCAAAGCCTGAGCGGGCAGGTGCTGGACGCGGCCGGCCGGCCGCTGCCCTTCGCCAGCGTGGCGGTGCCGGTGCTGAGCCGGGGCGCGACGGCCGACGAAAACGGCCGCTTTGCCCTGCCCAACCTGCCCGCCGGCTCCCACCAGCTGCAAGTGAGCGCCGTGGGCTATGCCACCGCTACGCCCTCGGCAACGGTGCCCACCGATAAGCCCCTGACCATTCGCCTGACTGCCGAGGGCAAAACCCTGAGCGAAGTGGTGGTGACGGGCGTGAGCCGGGGTACCGAAATCCGCCGTTCGCCAGTGCCCATCGCGGCCCTGTCGGGCCGGGAAATCCGCCTCAATGCCAATGCCAATGCCATTGATGCGGCCGTGCGGGGCATTCCGGGCCTCAGCGCCGTCACCACCGGCCCCAACGTCAGCAAGCCGTTTATCCGAGGGCTGGGCTACAACCGGGTGCTCACCATGTTCAACGGCCTGCGCCAGGAGGGGCAGCAGTGGGGCGATGAGCACGGCATTGAAGTGGATGGCTACGGCGTGGACCGCATTGAGGTGGTGAAGGGCCCCGCCAGCCTGCTCTACGGCTCCGATGCCGTGGCCGGGGTGGTGAACTTGCTGCCGGCCCTGCCCGCCGGCCCCGCCGGCCAGCTGCACGGCGAGGCGCTGACCGAATACCAGAGCGTGAACGGCTTGATTGGCAACTCGCTGGCCTTCAACTACCAAAAAAACGGGTTTCAGGCCAGCCTGCGCGGCAGCCACCGCCTGGCCCGCGACTACCAAAACCCGGTGGACGGCCGCGTGTACAACACCGGCTTTGCCGAAACCCAGCTCACCGGCATGGTGGGCCTGGCCAGGGCCTGGGGCGGGGTGCACCTCTGGCTGACCAGCTACGACGACCGCCAGGAAATTCCCGACGGCAGTCGCGACTCGCTCAGCCGCCGCTTTACGCGGCAGGTGTTTGAGGCCAATAGGGATGATATCGGGAACCGCCCGCTGGTGAGCGACGACGAGCTGATAAGCTACCGCATTGCCGACCTGCGCCAGCGCATCCGCCACTACCGGGCCTTTGCCACCAGCGAGGTGAAGCTGGGGGCCGGCGAGCTGCGCCTGCTGCTGGGCGTGCAGCAAAACCACCGCCAGGAATTCAACCACCCCACCGCCACCAGCCAGCCGGGCCTCGACCTGCAGCTCACCACCGTGAACTACCAGGCCCGCTACCTGCTGGCCGCCGTGCGCGGCTACGAACTGACGGTGGGCGCCAACGGCATGAGCCAGGCCAACCAGCACCTGAACGCCACCGATTTCGCCATTCCGCCCTACCAGCTGTTCGACCTCGGCGGCTTCGGAGTGCTGAAAAAAACGTTTGGCGGCCTGGAGCTGACCGGCGGCCTGCGCTATGACGTGCGCCGGGTGCGCTGGGACGACTTTTATGTGGCCCCCAACCCCGCCACGGGCTTCGATGCCGTGGCCGACCCGGCCACGGCCGGCGCTGACCTGCAGTATCCCGGCTTTGGCCGTACCTACACCGGGCTGTCGGCCAGCCTGGGCGGCAGCTACGCGCTAGGCGAGCGCCTGGTGCTGCGGGCCAACGTGGCGCGGGGCTACCGCGCCCCGAACGTGCCCGAAATCGGCTCCAATGGCCTCGACCCCGGCGCGCACATCGTGTACCTGGGCAACCGCGACTTCACCCCCGAATTCAACGTGCAGGAAGACCTGGGCATCCTCTACAAAACGCCCGGCTTTGAGGGAAGCGCGGAGGTTTTTTACAACCACGTCGATAACTTCATTTACCAGGCCCGGCAGTACGATGCGCAAGGCCAGCCCCTGCGCGACGCGGTGGGCAACTCCACCTACCAGTTTCAGCAGGCGGCGGCCAGCCTCTACGGCGGCGAAATAGCGCTCAATTTCCACCCCACGGCCCTGCCCTGGGCCAGCCTGCGCACCGGGGCGGCCCTGGTCATCGGCCTCAACGAAAATGCGGCCCTGCGCGAGCGGGTGGGCGATGCCGGCCGCTACCTGCCCCTGATTCCGGCCCCCACCTCGCGTTCTGAGCTGCGCTTGGTGGCACCCGAACGCGCCGGCCGCCGCCTCACCAACAGCTACTTCCGCTTCACGGTGGATGTCACCGCCGCCCAAAATCGCTTCTACGCCGTGGACGGGGCCGAAACCCGCACCCCCGGCTACGTGCTGTGCGGCACCGGTGTGGGCACCACTTTCCGCACCAAAGCCGGCCGCGAAGCCATGCAGCTGGTATTGCAGGCCGATAACCTGTTCGACGTGGCCTATCAGGCCCACCTCAACCGCCTGAAATACTTTGAGTACTACCGCGCTTCGCCCACCGGCCGGCTGGGGGTTTTCAGCCCCGGCCGCAGCCTGAGCGCCAAGGTAGTAGTGCCGTTCTAG
- a CDS encoding mechanosensitive ion channel family protein, producing the protein MLAEFTTVFHTYWTQFLFVLPRLVMAAVLLAVTWLASSRLRSFLTARLAAHSADPLLTNFLTQVGRWLLVLSGLLLALQIIGFSGVVGGLLGGLGLSAFLVGFAFKDIAENFLAGVILAFNRPFNVNDSIQVKDHMGRVMELNLRTTRIKTYDGKDIYVPNSVLLKESVTNFTRDGFIRQNFLVGIDYDADVPTVIEAISGQLRQEDEVLQTIPHEPFIIVHELATSTVNLKVFFWTESEEYRRGVLELRSRVMNRVKTVLMAADNVSLPADIVEMQFPKNLPELRVRIIDQAPAGPPAA; encoded by the coding sequence ATGCTAGCGGAATTTACCACTGTATTCCATACTTACTGGACGCAGTTTCTGTTTGTGCTGCCGCGCCTGGTGATGGCGGCGGTGCTGCTGGCCGTGACGTGGCTGGCTTCGAGCCGGCTGCGCAGCTTCCTTACGGCCAGGCTCGCGGCTCATTCGGCCGACCCACTGCTCACCAACTTCCTCACCCAAGTGGGGCGCTGGCTGCTGGTGCTGAGCGGGCTACTGCTGGCCCTGCAAATCATCGGGTTTTCGGGCGTGGTGGGCGGGCTGCTGGGCGGGCTGGGCTTGTCGGCATTCCTGGTTGGCTTCGCTTTTAAGGACATTGCGGAGAACTTCCTAGCCGGCGTCATTCTGGCGTTCAACCGGCCCTTCAACGTCAACGACAGCATTCAGGTGAAGGACCACATGGGCCGGGTGATGGAGCTGAACCTGCGCACGACGCGCATCAAAACCTACGACGGCAAGGATATTTACGTGCCCAATTCGGTGCTGCTGAAAGAATCGGTCACGAACTTCACCCGCGACGGTTTCATTCGGCAGAACTTCCTGGTCGGCATCGACTACGATGCCGACGTGCCCACCGTGATAGAAGCCATCAGCGGCCAGCTGCGGCAGGAGGACGAAGTGCTTCAGACGATTCCGCATGAGCCCTTTATTATCGTGCACGAGCTGGCTACCAGCACCGTAAACCTGAAAGTGTTTTTCTGGACGGAATCGGAAGAATACCGACGCGGCGTGCTGGAGCTGCGCTCGCGCGTGATGAACCGCGTGAAAACCGTACTCATGGCCGCCGACAATGTGTCGCTGCCCGCCGACATTGTGGAGATGCAATTCCCCAAAAACCTGCCCGAGCTACGCGTACGGATAATAGACCAGGCCCCGGCCGGCCCGCCCGCTGCTTAA
- a CDS encoding DNA/RNA non-specific endonuclease: MHNTLLRYFRLPALALALLLAACQKEAVAPTPGNPTATTQPLPEHLTMGNPSGATADIAQPTNYLLMKPPYALSYHRDRGIPNWVSWHLSADWRGSAARQDDFRPDNTLPAGWYQVQANSYTGSGFDRGHNCPSADRTSTVADNSATFLMTNMMPQAPRNNQQTWATLENYCRTFLDAGNEVYLICGSYGRGGTGSNGYATTLDQGRVTVPARCWKVIVVLPTGTNDAARVSASTRIIAIDTPNDNSLSTAWDTYRTSVDAIETATGLDLLSAVPTAVQQVIEARVDNGPTN; the protein is encoded by the coding sequence ATGCACAACACTCTCCTGCGGTACTTCCGCCTGCCCGCCCTAGCGCTGGCCCTGCTGCTGGCTGCCTGCCAGAAAGAAGCCGTGGCCCCCACGCCCGGCAACCCCACCGCAACCACCCAGCCGCTGCCTGAGCATCTCACAATGGGCAACCCCAGCGGAGCTACCGCCGACATCGCGCAGCCCACTAACTACCTGCTGATGAAACCTCCATATGCGCTCAGCTACCACCGCGACCGGGGCATTCCCAACTGGGTGAGCTGGCACCTGAGCGCCGACTGGCGCGGCAGCGCCGCCCGCCAAGACGACTTCCGGCCCGACAACACCCTGCCCGCCGGCTGGTACCAGGTGCAGGCCAACAGCTACACCGGCTCGGGCTTCGACCGCGGCCACAACTGCCCTAGCGCCGACCGCACCAGCACCGTGGCCGATAACTCGGCCACGTTTCTCATGACCAACATGATGCCCCAGGCCCCGCGTAACAACCAGCAGACGTGGGCCACCCTGGAAAACTACTGCCGCACCTTCCTCGACGCCGGCAATGAGGTCTACCTCATCTGCGGGAGCTACGGGCGCGGCGGCACGGGCAGCAACGGCTACGCCACCACCCTCGACCAGGGCCGCGTGACGGTACCGGCCCGCTGCTGGAAAGTCATCGTGGTGCTGCCCACCGGCACCAACGATGCCGCCCGCGTCAGCGCCAGCACCCGCATTATTGCCATCGACACCCCCAACGACAACTCCCTCAGCACGGCGTGGGATACCTACCGCACCAGCGTCGATGCCATTGAAACGGCCACGGGCCTCGACCTGCTTTCGGCCGTGCCCACCGCCGTACAGCAGGTCATCGAAGCCCGCGTCGATAACGGCCCTACCAACTGA
- a CDS encoding GAF domain-containing protein has product MSAIPAHLLPANEPERLQSIRAYDVLPTLSEPLFDEFVALTAQVFSLPISLIAVVEEDEVHYPANHGMPGNDQQPRVEALCSTAIQQARTVVYHDLLLEDSARLTPEAVRAAQDNKLRFYAGAPLRLPDQRLLGTLCIIDRQPRTFSADEQQVLDHLAAVVGQFIAVRHTCLARAAVGAAQWEQLRTILQEELRELTALVRYLFTRYGIQIPVPADLLAQVKRRLFDLQHLLEEA; this is encoded by the coding sequence ATGTCCGCTATTCCTGCCCATTTGTTGCCCGCCAACGAACCCGAGCGGCTACAAAGTATTCGCGCATATGATGTGCTGCCCACCCTCAGCGAGCCGTTGTTCGATGAGTTTGTGGCCCTCACCGCCCAGGTATTCAGCCTACCCATCTCCCTCATTGCCGTGGTTGAGGAAGACGAGGTGCACTACCCCGCCAACCACGGCATGCCCGGCAACGACCAGCAGCCCCGCGTCGAAGCCCTGTGCTCTACGGCCATTCAGCAGGCCCGCACCGTGGTTTACCACGACCTGCTCCTCGAAGACAGTGCCCGGCTCACGCCCGAAGCCGTTCGCGCCGCTCAGGATAATAAGCTGCGCTTTTATGCCGGGGCCCCGTTGCGTCTGCCCGACCAGCGCCTCCTCGGCACGCTCTGCATCATCGACCGCCAGCCCCGCACCTTCAGCGCCGATGAGCAGCAGGTGCTCGACCATCTGGCTGCCGTGGTTGGCCAGTTCATTGCCGTGCGGCACACCTGCCTGGCCCGGGCTGCCGTGGGCGCGGCGCAGTGGGAGCAGCTCCGCACCATTCTACAGGAAGAACTGCGCGAGCTCACGGCGTTGGTGCGGTACCTCTTTACCCGGTATGGCATTCAAATCCCCGTGCCCGCCGACCTGCTGGCCCAGGTAAAGCGCCGCCTGTTCGACCTGCAACACTTGCTTGAGGAGGCGTAG